In the genome of Petrotoga sp. 9PWA.NaAc.5.4, one region contains:
- a CDS encoding undecaprenyl-diphosphate phosphatase, whose product MKNIILGIVQGLTEFLPVSSSGHLVIFSNFMEIETNVPYFALLHLATFFAVLIFVWKEVIGLIVGLFKWEKSSLSLIMKLIVSSIPAVLVGFTVESKIESAFSSTTLVGIFLLITGILLFISDSLKGKKTLREISYIDALIIGIMQAIAIFPGISRSGATLFGALLMKTKREDAVKYSFLMSLPVTFGAGILEINQVYFDFSIIIGTLSAFIAGLFGLFLLQKTVIAGKLKYFSYYCFIVGILTIVVI is encoded by the coding sequence AGTTTTTACCTGTTTCAAGTTCGGGACACTTAGTAATTTTCTCTAATTTTATGGAGATAGAGACGAATGTACCCTATTTCGCTCTTCTCCATTTGGCAACTTTTTTTGCGGTATTGATTTTTGTGTGGAAAGAAGTAATCGGTTTAATTGTTGGATTGTTCAAATGGGAAAAGTCGTCTCTTTCTTTAATTATGAAGTTGATAGTTTCTTCTATACCGGCAGTTTTAGTTGGTTTTACAGTGGAATCAAAGATTGAAAGTGCTTTTTCTTCAACTACTCTTGTAGGCATTTTTTTGTTGATAACTGGAATATTGTTATTTATTTCCGATTCTTTAAAAGGAAAGAAAACTTTGAGAGAAATCTCTTATATAGATGCCTTGATTATAGGTATAATGCAAGCAATAGCGATCTTCCCGGGAATTTCAAGAAGTGGTGCAACTTTATTTGGAGCATTATTAATGAAGACAAAAAGAGAAGATGCAGTCAAATATTCCTTTTTAATGAGTTTACCGGTTACATTTGGAGCAGGAATATTAGAAATTAACCAAGTTTATTTTGATTTCTCAATTATAATAGGAACTTTATCGGCTTTTATAGCAGGATTATTTGGATTATTTTTACTTCAAAAAACAGTTATAGCAGGAAAACTAAAATATTTTTCTTATTATTGTTTTATAGTTGGAATATTGACAATTGTTGTAATATAA